One segment of Setaria viridis chromosome 4, Setaria_viridis_v4.0, whole genome shotgun sequence DNA contains the following:
- the LOC117851406 gene encoding alanine--tRNA ligase, chloroplastic/mitochondrial, with amino-acid sequence MEVAALSPTSRPLPLLSTAPAHRLRLLPPRFVSGRRLRPSPRHQGFGCVRDGWGQRHSARENGFFLTNNSSASVEPATQEVGTAIPGEWSGDAIRRRFLEFYAARGHKILPSSSLVPDDPTVLLTIAGMLQFKPIFLGKEPRRVPCATTSQKCIRTNDIENVGRTARHQTFFEMLGNFSFGDYFKKEATAWAWELATKEYGLPAERLWISVFEDDNEAFNIWHNEVGVPKERIKRMGAEDNFWTSGATGPCGPCSEMYYDFYPERGSSDADLGDDSRFIEFYNLVFMQYTKKDDGSLEPLKQKNIDTGMGLERMARILQKVPNNYETDLIFPIIEKAASLALVSYAKADDAVKTNLKIIGDHMRAVVYLISDGVLPSNIGRGYVVRRLIRRVVRTGRLIGIRGDGHGNPEGAFLPALAEVVISLSTQIDPDVESRRKSIIGELQREELRFVQTLGRGEKLLDELLDEALLSAGNNGNKPSLSGKDVFLLYDTYGFPVEITAEIAGERGVTVDMKGFDIEMENQRKQSQAAHNVVKLSVGNETEIVKSIPDTEFLGYDSLSATAVVRGLLVNGNPVNEVSEGSEVEILLDRTPFYAESGGQVGDNGFLYVNGGADRKQTAVIEINDVQKSIGNIFVHKGTIKQGSIEVGKEIDASVDAKLRQGAKAHHTATHLLQSALKSVVGSETSQAGSLVAFDRLRFDFNFHRPLSEEELVKIESLVNQWIGNATHLETKVMALQDAKNAGAIAMFGEKYGEEVRVVEVPGVSLELCGGTHVSNTAEIRGFKIISEQGIASGIRRIEAVAGDAFVDYVCARDNYMRRLCSSLKVKAEDVNGRVETILEELRATRNEVSTLRSKIAVLKAASLASKATTVEPHNVRVVVENMGDVDADALKSAAEYLIGTLQDPAAVILGSSPGDGKVSLVAAFSPAVVKMGLQAGKFVGGIAKLCGGGGGGKPNFAQAGGRKPENLLDALEKARDEIVAAVSSSSS; translated from the exons ATGGAGGTGGCCGCTCTCTCTCCCAcctcccgccccctccccctcctctccaccgcgccagcccaccgcctccgcctcctccctccccgcttCGTCTCCGGCCGCAGGCTCCGCCCCTCACCTCGACACCAAG GGTTTGGCTGCGTGAGAGATGGCTGGGGACAAAGGCATTCTGCTCGTGAGAACGGATTCTTCCTAACAAACAACTCGTCAG CCTCAGTAGAACCAGCAACCCAGGAAGTGGGCACCGCTATTCCAGGGGAGTGGAGCGGGGACGCAATACGGCGACGGTTCCTTGAATTTTATGCTGCCCGCGGCCATAAGATCCTCCCTAGCTCGTCGCTTGTGCCCGATGACCCAACAGTGCTCCTTACCATCGCAGGGATGCTTCAGTTCAAGCCTATATTTCTTGGCAAG GAACCTAGGCGTGTGCCATGCGCCACTACCTCCCAGAAATGCATACGAACAAATGACATTGAAAATGTGGGACGCACAGCTCGACACCAGACCTTCTTTGAGATGCTTGGGAACTTCAGCTTTGGCGATTACTTCAAGAAGGAAGCAACCGCATGGGCATGGGAGCTGGCAACCAAGGA GTATGGGTTGCCTGCAGAAAGGCTGTGGATTAGTGTTTTCGAAGATGATAATGAAGCATTCAACATCTGGCACAATGAG GTTGGTGTACCAAAAGAGCGTATAAAGAGGATGGGTGCGGAAGATAACTTTTGGACTAGTGGCGCAACTGGACCCTGCGGACCATGCTCTGAAATGTATTACGATTTCTATCCTGAGAGAGGATCATCAGATGCG GATTTGGGCGATGATAGTCGATTCATTGAATTCTATAATCTCGTCTTTATGCAATACACCAAAAAGGATGATGGATCGCTAGAACCATTGAAACAAAAGAACATCGACACAGGAATGGGCCTTGAGCGTATGGCACGTATTCTTCAAAAG GTTCCAAACAACTATGAGACAGACTTGATTTTCCCAATTATAGAAAAGGCAGCTAGCTTGGCGTTGGTGTCCTATGCTAAAGCTGATGATGCTGTGAAGACAAATCTTAAA ATAATTGGCGATCACATGAGAGCGGTTGTTTATCTCATATCAGATGGGGTTCTTCCCTCGAATATTGGGAGAGGGTATGTTGTTCGAAGGCTAATAAGAAGAGTAGTTCGGACGGGTAGATTGATAGGTATAAGAGGTGATGGTCATGGAAATCCTGAAGGTGCATTTTTACCTGCACTAGCTGAGGTAGTGATCAGCCTTAGCACTCAGATAGATCCAGATGTCGAATCACGAAGGAAATCTATTATTGGAGAACTTCAAAGGGAAGAGCTACGATTTGTCCAGACCTTGGGAAGGGGTGAAAAGTTATTAGATGAACTTCTAGATGAGGCCTTACTAAGTGCTGGTAATAATGGAAATAAACCTTCTCTATCTGGAAAAGATGTTTTCCTTTTGTACGACACATATGGTTTTCCAGTAGAGATTACAGCTGAAATAGCTGGTGAACGAGGTGTCACTGTTGATATGAAGGGATTTGATATTGAAATGGAAAACCAAAGGAAACAATCTCAGGCTGCTCATAATGTGGTCAAACTTTCTGTAGGAAATGAGACTGAGATAGTCAAGAGCATCCCTGATACTGAATTTCTGGGATATGACTCTCTCTCTGCCACTGCTGTTGTTAGAGGTCTCCTAGTTAATGGAAACCCAGTTAATGAAGTTTCTGAAGGTTCTGAAGTAGAAATATTATTAGATCGGACACCATTCTATGCTGAATCAGGTGGTCAAGTTGGCGATAATGGTTTCTTATATGTGAATGGAGGTGCGGATAGAAAACAAACAGCAGTCATAGAAATCAATGACGTCCAAAAATCTATAGGAAATATATTTGTGCACAAAGGCACGATTAAGCAGGGATCTATAGAGGTTGGCAAGGAAATTGATGCTTCTGTTGATGCAAAGTTGAGGCAGGGGGCTAAG GCCCATCATACTGCAACACATCTACTGCAATCTGCTCTTAAAAGTGTGGTTGGTTCAGAAACTTCACAGGCTGGTTCCCTTGTGGCGTTTGACCGTCTCCGATTTGACTTCAATTTCCATCGCCCCCTTTCTGAAGAGGAATTGGTGAAAATTGAATCACTCGTAAACCAATGGATTGGCAATGCAACGCATCTGGAGACAAAAGTCATGGCTTTGCAAGACGCAAAAAATGCTGGTGCCATTGCGATGTTCGGAGAAAAATATGGTGAAGAG GTCAGAGTCGTAGAGGTCCCTGGGGTCTCATTGGAACTCTGTGGTGGAACGCATGTCAGTAATACTGCTGAGATCCGTGGTTTCAAGATAATCTCAGAACAGGGAATAGCTTCTGGAATCAGAAGGATAGAGGCAGTCGCAGGTGATGCATTTGTCGACTATGTCTGTGCTCGGGACAACTACATGCGACGCTTGTGCTCATCCCTTAAG GTTAAGGCTGAAGATGTGAATGGCAGAGTAGAAACGATTCTTGAAGAACTAAGAGCAACCAGAAACGAAGTATCAACTCTACGCAGCAAAATCGCGGTGCTCAAAGCAGCATCTCTTGCAAGTAAAGCCACAACCGTCGAACCCCACAATGTCAG GGTCGTGGTCGAGAACATGGGCGACGTGGACGCTGACGCGCTGAAAAGCGCCGCCGAGTACCTCATAGGCACCCTGCAAGACCCTGCTGCAGTGATCTTGGGATCAAGCCCGGGAGACGGTAAAGTCAGCTTGGTCGCCGCCTTCAGCCCCGCAGTCGTCAAGATGGGGCTGCAGGCAGGTAAGTTCGTTGGCGGCATAGCGAAGCTctgcgggggaggcggcgggggcaagcCCAACTTCGCGCAGGCTGGTGGCAGGAAGCCGGAGAACTTGCTGGACGCCCTTGAGAAGGCCCGAGACGAGATCGTCGCGGCGGTGTCGTCGAGTTCCAGCTGA
- the LOC117851407 gene encoding E2F transcription factor-like E2FE codes for MDAASAAAGPSSSAAEAAAAGPSSSAAAARPSSSSGAEPPAAAAQPPPPAAAPQVLFQVPVQVGGASSGSGSSVARACRHHAYSRKQKSLGLLCSNFVALYDREDVETIGLDDAAKRLGVERRRIYDIVNVLESVGILVRRAKNRYTWLGFGGVPAALKELKERALREMSGSPVLLPMEESSTANLSDDEDDKLEDGDEDAESEKLSQSIDNTSDKPDAPGCRLRSDHRKEKSLGLLTQNFVKLFLTMEVETVSLDEAARLLLGEGHAESNMRTKVRRLYDIANVLSSLNLIEKTQQADTRKPAFRWLGQAKRMQENNVTVALAPVRPNKRAFGTDLTNIDNKRGRLDSAMENKAKLMQGAGNIVKTFERQLGQGNRSDFVYGPFHPAVAKKQETDDHTIKQKERRTIQDWENLAVSFRPQYQNQALNDLFGHYVEAWKSWYLDLTRETSS; via the exons ATGGACGCCGCCTCCGCAGCCGCCGGGCCCTCCTCTTCCGCCGCTGAAGCCGCGGCCGCCGGTCCCTCCTCTTCAGCCGCGGCCGCgaggccctcctcctcctccggcgccgagcctcccgcggccgccgcccagccgccgcctccggcggcggctccgcagGTGCTGTTCCAGGTGCCCGTGCAGGTCGGCGGCGCCagcagcgggagcgggagcagcGTCGCGCGGGCCTGCCGGCACCACGCGTACAGCCGCAAGCAGAAGTCGCTCGGCCTGCTCTGCTCCAA CTTCGTGGCGCTGTACGACCGGGAGGACGTGGAGACGATTGGGCTGGACGACGCGGCCAAGCGGCTCGGCGTCGAGCGCCGCCGGATCTACGACATCGTCAACGTGCTCGAGAGCGTCGGG ATTCTTGTGCGGAGGGCCAAGAATCGGTACACGTGGCTCGGATTCGGGGGAGTCCCTGCAGCGCTGAAAGAGCTCAAG GAGAGGGCGTTGAGGGAGATGTCCGGATCACCAGTGTTACTGCCCATGGAGGAGTCATCCACTGCTAAT CTCTCTGACGATGAAGATGATAAATTGGAGGATGGTGATGAGGATGCTGAGAGCGAGAAGCTCAGCCAGTCCATTGACAATACATCTGATAAGCCTGACGCACCTGGCTGCCGCCTTAGATCTG ATCATCGGAAGGAGAAGTCCCTCGGGTTGCTCACTCAGAATTTTGTCAAGCTCTTCCTCACCATGGAG GTTGAGACGGTCTCACTGGATGAAGCTGCTAGGCTTCTCCTTGGAGAGGGACATGCTGAGAGCAATATGAGAA CCAAAGTTCGGCGATTGTATGACATTGCCAATGTACTATCTTCTTTGAACCTCATTGAGAAG ACACAGCAAGCTGACACAAGAAAGCCTGCGTTCCGGTGGCTGGGCCAAGCAAAGCGAATGCAAGAGAACAATGTCACGGTTGCTCTAGCCCCTGTCAGGCCCAATAAAAGAGCATTTGGTACTGATCTTACAAACATTGACAATAAGCGGGGCAGGTTGGACTCCGCAATGGAGAACAAAGCCAAGCTCATGCAGGGTGCTGGCAACATAGTGAAGACTTTTGAGAGGCAGCTGGGGCAAGGAAACAGGAGTGACTTTGTTTATGGGCCCTTCCACCCTGCTGTTGCAAAGAAACAGGAAACTGATGATCACACCATTAAGCAGAAGGAGAGAAGGACCATTCAGGACTGGGAAAACCTTGCTGTGTCCTTCCGTCCGCAATACCAAAACCAAG CGTTGAATGATCTTTTTGGTCATTATGTGGAAGCATGGAAATCATGGTACTTGGATCTTACACGGGAAACATCATCATGA